A single region of the Punica granatum isolate Tunisia-2019 unplaced genomic scaffold, ASM765513v2 Contig00025, whole genome shotgun sequence genome encodes:
- the LOC116189833 gene encoding gamma-glutamylcyclotransferase 2-1-like, protein MVFWVFGYGSLVWNPGFEYDDKVIGFVKNYKRVFDLACIDHRGTPEHPARTCTLEENEGAICWGVAYCVRGGPEREKAAMEYLERRECEYDKKSLVDFYKEEDHSQPALTGVIAFTSTPDKFSNRYYLGPAPLEDMARQIATAFGPCGNNRDYLFLLEKAMFDLGHEDDYVIELADEVRKELEIIGKREKKLISPHKIPPKAVHIPSLQRRPLQEAIVMDSS, encoded by the exons ATGGTTTTCTGGGTTTTTGGCTACGGTTCACTGGTGTGGAACCCAGGATTCGAGTATGATGACAAAGTAATTGGGTTTGTTAAGAACTACAAGCGCGTATTTGATCTTG CATGCATTGACCATAGAGGTACGCCTGAGCACCCTGCTAGAACTTGCACTCTGGAAGAAAATGAAGGAGCAATCTGC TGGGGAGTTGCTTATTGTGTACGTGGGGGCCCTGAAAGGGAAAAGGCAGCAATGGAG TATCTGGAGCGGAGGGAATGTGAATATGACAAGAAGTCTCTTGTAGACTTCTATAAGGAGGAGGATCACTCACAGCCTGCTTTGACTGGAGTTATAGC ATTTACGTCCACCCCGGATAAATTTTCAAACAGGTACTATTTGGGGCCTGCACCGCTGGAAGATATGGCCAG GCAAATAGCAACTGCTTTTGGACCTTGTGGAAACAATCGAGATTATCTTTTCCTGCTAGAGAAAGCCATGTTTGACCTAG GTCACGAGGATGACTATGTGATCGAGCTAGCAGATGAAGTGCGAAAGGAACTTGAAATTATCGGGAAGCGGGAAAAGAAGTTGATCTCGCCCCACAAAATCCCGCCAAAAGCTGTCCACATCCCATCCCTCCAGAGACGTCCCCTTCA